GAGAACCACCAACACCTGACACACAGACACAAGCAGCTTCAGCATCCACACACAGAGGTCCTGCTGTCCTCACCCAGATTAACATTCCAAATTTATGAATTTTTGCCAAATGAGGGATAAAAAcatgctttaaataaatgtatgctctGCTTTAtagtaaatgttgtttgcaatgAATGCTGCTGTAATTTATGTTTGTTATATGCTCatctgtgtccctgcagcacagaagcagtcatcagtgtcacagatgtatatttgtagaaatagacaacaatacactgtatgagtcacaattatacttttctcttttatgacaaaattcaTTAAGTAatgaagtaaagatcatgttcaatggagatattttgtaaatttcctaccgtagagctttcagatgatgtataagtcTCAATTGAAATAAACTGaccattatgactggttttgtggtctatgGTCATATATTTTCATTCCTGTTCTGTTCTGTATACTGTTGCATGTtgaggatttgttgtggagtgacagaaacaaaaatacatgtttataGTGTTTATATTTGTAAACGTTGAATTTTAGATACTAACACTTTTTACTGATGCTTATCAAGAAGAAAAAAGCGGGATAAGAGAAAAAAGATAATAATTcagcattaaaatataataaaatcatcatataaatacagtatgtgtgtcAGTCTTGACGTGATCCTCGGGCGTGTGAAGGTGTTGTACGTCGTTCATGTGGAGCAGAGGGAAGAGCTGCAGGATCATCTCAGCGCTGATGAGGAACTGTGGCGTCGGGTGCCAGTGTGTTCTGCTCGTCTGATATTTGAGCTCGTCCACTCGGACTGGACTGGACACCAGTCTGATGCTGCCGGGCGGATGGAAGCCCACGGCCTGCGACACAAACACACCACAGTCCCCATTAACACACCACACAACACACTCGATACAGCTGTTAACCCCTCACAGAGCTGCAGCAGTTCATTACAGTGAAATCCTGATATCAGATTTATTATGTCCTCATCTGTATACCTCATATTTCCATAAACAAGTCTCATATGTGACAAGTCTATCAGATACAGCTCATCTTTCCTCAGATTTCTCACCGCTCATCTGTCGTGAAGCTCCGAGCAGGGACGTGTTTAATATTCACGATATTGTGTGCTGTGAGAGCGAATGGAGCTTCTTGAGGTTCGTCTGGAGtaacgcacacacacgcacgagcAGCGCGCCCCCGCTCGCCTCAAACACGCGGAGAGTAAATGAGGGATTTATGATTCATCAGCATTAATTCAACACAGTCTACATGAGAAACACTGAACATGGATGAAAACAGAAGGACAAACAAAACATTCAGTTTCAGTACTTTTTCCTACACACTCAGCATCTGTTATATCTGCAGTGTTGACATGCAATATTATATCTGATAAACACTGAGTGAATGAACAATCTGCAGCACAAACAAACATTGCAGCacgctgtctgtgtgtgtgtgtgtgtgtgtgtgtgtgtgtgcgtgcgtgcgtgtgtgtgtgtgtgcagtgtgtacAGCAGCGATAATCCGCTCAGACATTATCAATAATCAATAACTCGTCTagaatcagtctgtgtgtaaaacATCTGCAGCAGCAACttttacaaaacaacaaaaacactctcAGATTCATGACTGATGTGTTGGCCAGGTTTCCTCAAACAGAAATTCTTCCAAAGTCTGTTAATGTTTGCAAAGTTTTTCTGTAACATTTAAGTTcgtctaatatattttaaatgttacagttttgtttcagaatgttcagatatattgttacttttgttacttttatttgtatcatgACAGATACTTTTGAGCGCTCAGAGAACACTCAGAAGTAACATTCCCCTGATGTCTGCGAACTGATGAACAGGGAATGTTTCCTGAGTATTCACACAACcaagaaaaaatgttttgaaaacattaaaattaactgGATGATTTGAACGtgcagagaacattcaaaaataCAACATTCACGCAATTAAAAAACGCCTCGTTCTGCATCTCCAGATGTTATTTGCACATAGTAAATGGAACTGAAATATGTTATCTAAACTCGATCCTGTAGAGTTGAGCTCAATGTCTCGTGACGCCTAGATAAcgggtttgtttttgttgttaaaaatagaATAACTGGTACAGTATGTAGCATTAATCTCTATTAGTAGAGCAAGAGCTCAGGCCCAAACCTCTTTATTTCTCTCTGAATGATTTATCGAGCATCACTCTGATGATACTGGTGTTCTGTGAAATGAGATCAGCTGAAAGATAAACATTAACCAGTGACTTTGTGAACTACAGTTTAGGTTACAGGGGGccgatctcacacacacacacacacacacacacacgcacacacacacacacacacacactctctctctctctctctctcacacacacacacacacacacacacacacacacactctctctctctctctctctctctcacacacacacacgcacacacacactctctctctctctctctctctctcacacacacacacacacacacacacacacacactctctctctctctctctctctctctcacacacacacacacacacacacacacacactctctctccctttctcactTTCCGGTGTGACTGTTGCGCGAGGGTGTGGGTGCGTGTTGGGAGTGATTGCGGTGATTGCTGCTGAGAGCGTGCTGAATGTGAGTTTTCTAAttctccttttttctctctctctgttgatgCTTTGAGAAGTTTTTTAGAGGGACAGTGTTTATTGGGTatcgtttgtgtttgtgtttgtttggtggaGGCGGCGGCTGCCGGCGTGGCTGGTCAGCATGGCTGCTGCAGGTgaacacagtagtttgcacaagCTCACGCGCCGACACGCTATCAAACTTTCTCCGCCTAACGGGTGTTCGGTTGAAGATTGTAGTCTAGCGGTGGGTGAGATTGTCGGATATGACAGTATTAAATCGGCTTCTAGGATGAATAGTGCCGTTGTGATTTTTTTAGACAGTGTGGACAAAGTAAATCAGATACTTGAAAGTGGAGTTGTGATTCAAGATACATACACACCAGTTTTGTCTCTAGTGAACCCTGCCAAAAAAGTCATCATTTCGAATGTACCTCCGTTTATGAAAAATGAACTTTTGGAAAAAGAACTAGGGAGACACGGAAAACTAGTGACTCCGATAAAGATGATCCCTATCAGCTGTAAATCTCCTCATCTTAAACATGTTGTGTCTTTTAGGAGACATGTACACATGATTCTTAAAAAGAGCGATGAAGAGTTAAACTTAGTGTTTAAGTTTAAGGTTGATGACTTTGATTACACCGTTCATGTAACATCAGAGACGATGAAATGCTTTGGGTGCGGAATTGTTGGTCACGTGATTCGCTCGTGCCCAGAGAGAGCAGGTGCGATGCGGGCTGTAGCGGATCTGCCGCCCGTACGGGCCGAAAGCGAAACTTCTTTACCCGTCGAACCGCAGAGAACGGTCCAGGAAGAAAACGGAGATGATAGTGATCAGGAGAATGAGCAGACAGAAAGTGTAGCGAGTGATCAAAACGCACAAGATGTTTTAAAAGAGGATCAAAATGTTAGTCAAACCGCGACTAGAGTAGCTGAGTCAGTGTTGTTTAATGAAGAAGATGCTTTGTTGGATGCTGAAATTTCAAAACTGTCAACCAAGAGAAAAAATccagaaaataaatcaaacactGAACAAGTTACAAAAGTATCAAAAACGAATCCAATGAGCATTTCTTCTCAGTCAGATGATGTGTTGATGAGCACACAAGAGTCTGAAAGTGATGTTAGTGGAGACACACAGATGAACGTGGAGAGTGCTTACCCTTTCACTAAAATTCAGTCTTTTTTACAAAGAACCAAAGGTTTGAGATCAGTTAAAATTGATGAGTTTTTTCCAGATTTAAAGTTGTTCATTGACTCAGTCAAgtttttcatgaaaaataaagaaaactcaggCCAACTGACCTTTACAGACCAGGAAATTtttcgtttaaaaaaattaatgataaaaGCGAGAGCACAATTAGCTAATGATGGTTAAGtgccttttgtttttctttttctttgtttgtgttaACCTCTCTGTTCTGTTTAAATGCAACTTAACATTTTCTATGTGTGACATAAAGTTGGGTTCTTTAAACGTTAATGGTGCGAGAGAGGATGTGAAGAGAGTTTCCCTCATCAgtttgtttaaagttaaaaaactgaatgtaatttttttacaagaaacTCATAGCACAGCTGAAAATGAAACTGCCTGGAAGAAAGATTGGGATGGGGAAGTTTTTCTCAGTCATAAGTGTAGTAATAGTGGTGGAGTGGGTATCTTGTTTTCTAAAGATTTTTTACCCATCTCTTGTGTTACTGAGGAAATAATTCCAGGTCGCTTGTTAAAAATACaagctgtgtttgaatgtgtaaaAATGACTTTCATAAATGTTTATGCTCCTACTGTAGGCCCAGAAAGAGTGGTCTTTTTAAACACTCTCAATGATGTAATGAGCAAATGTAGTGCTGATGGATACATGTTCCTGGGTGGTGATTTTAACTGCACTGAGAACGCAGCTCTAGACAGAAACCACCCAGAACCACATGGAGCCAGTAAGAATTGTCTTGTAAAAGTAATTGAGATGAATGATTTATGTGATGTTTGGAGGTTTTTTCACACCACTCAGCGGCAGTATACTTGGTCTCATGTTAAAGATAATTTTTTGTCTTTGGCTAGGCTTGATAGAGTCTACTGTTTCAAACATCAGAGTAATGTACTAAAAGGGTGTTCAATACACCCAGTTGGCATTTCAGATCATTGTCTCGTACAAGTTGATATCTTTGTTAAGGATGTTAAATGTAAAAGTGCctattggcattttaatgtatccttgctttCTGATCATGCTTTTAAAGATACTTTTAAGTATTTCTGGAGTGGTTACACAAAAGAAAAATCGGAGTACACTTCATTACAACAGTGGTGGGACATAGGGAAGGTCAAAATAAAACAGCTGTGCCTACAATATACTCTTAATGTCACAAGAGACATGACTAGATCTATGAAAGCATTGGAGAGTGAAATAGTAAAGCTGCAAGATTTGGCAGACTCAACAAGAGAAGTAGaacattttaaagctttaaaaaggaAAAAGTCAGCTCTATCTAACCTGTTGGGTTTCTCTGGTCAAGGTGCTCTGGTTCGCTCACGTCATCAAAATATAGCCAAAATGGATGCaccttctcattttttttttggccttgaaCAAAAAAATGGACAAAGGAGACTAATGCACTCTCTGCGGTCTGCCAGTACTGGACAATTGCTGCAGGAGTCTGTGGACATTCGTAAATCTGTAGTTGTTTTTTATGAGAAGCTTTTTAAGAGTGAGTTCCAAGAGAGACCAGAGGTGGCGCAGTCTTTCTATGAGGGCTTACCTAAGGTTTCCGAAGAGGCCAACATGGAGTTGGATGCACCGATCTCCGTTGATGAATTATATTCTGCGTTGCAGAGTCTACAAAGCGGTAAATCTCCGGGCATTGATGGACTTCCTGTGGACTTTTATAAAGTTTTCTGGTCTGTGATTGGCAAAGATTTGTTGCTTGTTCTCAGAGACAGTTTAAAAAAAGGACATTTACCTTTGAGTTGTAGGAGAGCAATCCTCACTCTTCTCCCCAAAAAAGGAGATTTACAAGAGATAAAGAACTGGAGGCCAGTTGCTCTGCTTTGCACTGATTACAAACTTTTGTCGAAGGTGTTGGCAATGAGACTGAAAAATGTTATGCAGCATGTTATCCATGTTGACCAGACGTATTGCATACCCAATAGGTTGATATCtgacaatgttattttaattcGTGACGTTTTGGACCTCTCCAATTCATTGGGTTGTGAAATTTGTATGATTTCAATAGACCAAGAAAAGGCTTTTGACAGAGTCGAGCACCAGTATTTGTGGCAAACGTTAGGTGCGTTTGGTTTTAGCTCTGGTTTAATAAACATGATTCGAGTCTTGTATAGTGACATTGAGAGTATTGTAAAGATCAACGGTGGTTTAAGTGCTCCTTTTAAAGTTCATAGGGGGGTCAGACAAGGATGTTCATTATCTGGCATGCTGTACTCCTTGGCCATAGAGCCTCTTCTGCACAAACTAAGAAAATCTCTTATTGGTGTAAACCTTCCTGGATGTGAAACCTCTTTTAAATTATCTGCTTATGccgatgatgttgttgttgttgtcaaaaGACAAGAAGATATTGACACCCTTGTAGAAAATATTAATGGGTTTGGCGTATTGTCCTCTGCCAAAATTAACTGGGAGAAAAGCAAAGCTTTAACGAATAGTAATGAGTTGAGCAGAAAACTTGTTTTACCTGCCGGGTTAATTTGGAACAAGGGTGGTTTTAAATACCTTGGTGTTTATCTTGGAGATTATACTTTTCTATGTAAAAATTGGGAAAATGTTTTAGAGAAAGTCGAAGGACGTCTCAAAAAATGGAAATGGATCTTGCCACACATGTCCTTTAGGGGCCGAACACTAGTGATCAACAATTTAGTGTCATCAATGTTGTGGCACCGGTTATCATGCGTAGACCCTCCTGCACAACTGCTGGCTAAGATACAGGCAGTGTTGGTGGACTTTTTCTGGGACCGGCTGCACTGGGTCCCACAGAGTGTACTGTTTCTGCCAAAAGAGGAAGGAGGGCAGGGACTTATTCATCTCGCCAGTAGGGGCGCCACTTTCCGACTTCAGTTTATCCAGAGACATCTTGTTGGGCCCGTAGATCTTGTCTGGAGACCCTTAGCCAGAACCATATTGATCCGAGGCGGGAATTTGGGTCTTGCTGAGCCTTTGTTTTTAATGGACTTGAGTGCTCAAAAGCTGTCTAACCTCCCAAAGTTCTACCATGGACTGTTCACCGTGTGGGGGATGTTCCATAAAAAGAGAGTGGCAAGCTGTGAGTCCCTGTCATGGCTGTTGAAAGAGCCAGTGGTGAATGGCACTCGTTTCAACTTAAAACACATAACCGGACCTTTTGTGATGCAGTCGTTCTGTACGGCTGGGATTGTTACACTGAGACATGTGGTTGATCTGTGTGGACCAAATTTGATCGACACTGCAGCTCTAGCTTCTCGTGTTGGAGTTCGATCGATCAGGATCATAAATCAAATGCTTAGCACTTGGAAGTGCGAACTCACTAAGACTGAATTATCTTTGCTAAATGACTACAGTAATGGACAAGGTCAACCAGTTGTTGATGATTCTTTTCCTGCATTGACTCTATCTCCTGATTTTAAAGACTGTACTGGTGAACTGTTAGAGTCCAGAGAGACTCTCACAAATGAATTTGAAGACATGGGAGGAAAAACTATgtataaaatgtttgtaaaaattgtaaataaagtcAAATTAAGTGGTCGGGCTGACACTCCTTGGAGAGCCCATTTGGGGCTTGACAATGAGGTCAGACCAGTATGGAGAGCGATTTACAAACCACCGTTGACCAAAAGGGTTGGGGATTTACAGTGGAGAATCCTACACGGTAGTGTGGctgttaatgcttttatttccATCATTAATCCTAATGTAAGTGAAGAGTGCCCTTTTTGTTTGCAGAGGGAAACAGTTTACCACTGCTTTTTGGATTGTAGCAGATTGTgctctttttttcagttgttgcAACAAATGTTCATGATGTTTGGAGAGAAATTTtctaagaatttatttattcttggtttTAGTTATAGTCAAAAAAGGAGAGTGAAATGTCAATTGTTTAACTTTGTATTTGGTCAAGCAAAAATGGCTATCTACCTCAGTAGAAGAAATAAGATTGAAGAGTCCTTAGACTTTGACATAAATACTGTTTTTGTTAGAATGGTGAAAGCTAGATTGAAAGTTGATTTTGATTTCTACAGTACCACAAATAATGTAGAGGAGTTCATAAACATTTGGtgtcttaaaaatgttttatgttctgtagtggaaaatgtcttgttttttgGGACTGTTCTGAGTTAAAtcatgcttttttctttttcgttTCAGAAATGGGTTTATTTGTGTTGTAGAGAACtcatgttttgaaaaataaagaggtttgaaatctcaaaaaaaaaaaaaaatctctctctctctctctctctttctctctcacacacacacacacactctctctctctttctctctcacacacacacacacactctctctctcacacacacacacactctctctcacacacacacacacacacactctctctctctctctctctctcacacacacacacacacacacaatctctctctctctctcacacacacacacactctctctctcacacacacacacacacactctctctctctctctctctctctcacacacacacacacacacacacacactctctctctctctctctctctctctctctcacacacacacacacacacacacacacccctccagCTCTGCTCTTTATAAGCGCTCTTCTCTCGAGGATCTCTCTCCAGTCTCTCTCAGCTCTCCTGAAGATCTTCATCTGTTTCTGAATCTCCTGCTAAACATGGCACCAGTCGGATCAAAGAGGGTGAGTTTCTGATCCAGACACAGCCAGCTTTTGTTTTTACGCGCGTTGTTTTCACACGCATGAGATCCTGCTGCAGGATTATACTTCTTTCAGCTGTTTATATATAAACTGTCTCGAACACATGAACAGAAACACTGAAGCTCATGTTAAAGTGTGTGTGGAAACGCGCCTGGAGAGCGCGCTCGGACCCTGATCCACACGATCACGCGTCTCTGCGCTGAAGTGTTTTGAGCTGTAGTCGCGCAgtgctaagtgtgtgtgtgtgtgtgtgtgtgtgcggtgtgtgtgcgtgtgtgtgcggtgtgtgcggtgtgtgtgtgcggtgtgtgcGGTGTGCGGTGTGcggtgcgtgtggtgtgtgtgtgtgtgtgtgtgtgtgcggtgtgtgcggtgtgtgtgcggtgtgtcTGCGGTGTGTGGtgcgtgttgtgtgtgtgtgtgtgtgcggtgtgcggtgtgtgtgtgtgtgtgtgtgtgtgttagggtgtCCTGGAGCGCCTGGGCTCTGGTGAGGTGGTGATTGGAGACGGAGGGTTCGTGTTCGCTCTGGAGAAGAGAGGATATGTGAAGGCCGGGCCCTGGACCCCAGAAGCCGCAGCGGAGCACCCCGAGGCCGGTGAGAGACGGGGCCAGAAAAGTCCTTTCAAAGTTCTGAAAAAATCccttccagtaacattaatatAACACTCGTTCCAAGTTCATCTGGGCCCGTGTTCACAAAACATGTTCAGGCTAAATTGCTCATAACTCACAGATTTAGAAGAAAATCTTACATAGGCTATAGTGGACGTGTCAGTCCTAAAAGTAGAGTCCTAAATGTTTGTTCTGAGTATTTCACAAGCGTTTcagctcctaaatctgtgaaagGTTAGGAGCACAAACACCAAACCGCAAACTATCCCTAAAATAGATTCTGCCTCGAAACAAACATTTAGAATCATTTGACTATAATGAGACTTTAAAAAGATATCGGCTTCTGTTTTAAAGATTATCCCAACTCCAGGTTTTCCTTTGATTATAGATTGTATTATATATagatcacatatatatatagactttatTAACCTGTTAGAAAGGCAAGAAGTCTTCTGTGTTTGCTTGTCTTACTATGAGCCAGGATTATTCTActgttaattaaaaggctgtttatatgcatattcacTAATTGTTTCTGAGAAGCACACATGTAAGAGGCTGAACACATACTTGTTTAATTACTGACACTTAGCCTGcgttttaaaacctttatttaaatgtggcaacatttttatttttaacctttGTTTGAGTATGGTAACATGAAACTGCActctacaatatttctatgaataaatctctgacagagagtatcagccaatcactgtgtgtgTCGTTAGGAAGCGTGATGACATCACCCATAGCAACCAGCTCAGCCCCGCCCCCTGTTCATTCAACATTTGTATAAAgaagaaacatattttaaacttttagaaAACTTCAGAGAAGATTCAGAAACAATGTTTGCATGATTTAACGGGGACATTTACCTGTTCTTAGAGAATATTTTTCTTGCCGGGATTCAgagatttatttgtttatctgcTTTTGTAATGATACAATACagttaattattacatttatttcttgattAATGATTAATAACATCTTGTATTCAAGTTGTCTTGAGGGTCATGTTTAATATGCTTTGATCcgacagaaaacaaacacattatcACCGTGTTTTTAGAagtaaaatattgtataaatcagtgtaaataaaatatgaacaaaccctCAGAATATAGAGAGGGATAAACCGTGAAGTCTGGTGTGTGTAAGATAAGGACTGGAatttgaaaagaggactttaTGGAAGCAAAATAGATTTCAAAACTGACCGGTGCATGAAAAAGCAAAGATGTTTTGCAttaactttaactttattttGCTAAAcctgtccctgcagcacagaagcagtcatcagtgtcacagacgtatatctgtagaaataaacaacaatacactgtatgagtcacaattatacatttctcttttatgacaaaaatcattaggatattaggtaaagatcatgttcatgaagatattttgttaatttcctactgtaaatatatcagaactgCTCTAGGGTCTGATACTGTATTGCTTGTTTGTACTTTAATGTCTTAAAACGGTTAGATTATTGGTTCTTGTCTGAGTGTTtcttgggttagggttagggtaggttctctggttgtatttattttgtaagaaGGCACTGTGTGTAAGCGACGCATGTGTCTCTCTCCGTCAGTGCGACAGCTGCACAGGGAATTCCTGCGCGCCGGGTCAAATGTCATGCAGACGTTCACTTTCTACGCCAGCGACGACAAACTGGAGAACAGAGGGAACAAGCTGACTTTCACTGTgagtctctctctttcacacacaccgCTCACACAGACCCTAACCCCGATCACACCGCTCTGATGGAGGTGTTTGCTGACCGTCCGCAGGGCCAGCAGATCAACGAGGCCGCCTGTGATCTGGCCAGAGAAGTAGCCAATGAGGGCGATGCTCTGGTGGCGGGCGGAGTCTCTCAGACACCCTCCTACCTCAGCTGCAAGAGCCAAGACGAGGTCAAGAAGATCTTCAAGAAGCAGATCGACGTCTTCATCAAGAAGAACGTGGACTTCCTGATCGCCGAGGTGAGGACGTGCAGACAGAACCCTCACTGACTGACCGACTGATTGATTGACTGAccgattgactgattgattgattgattgactgaccGATGGATTGATCTGCAGTACTTCGAGCACGTTGAGGAGGCTGAATGGGCCGTCCAGGTTCTGAAGGCAACAGGAAAGCCTGTAGCGGCCACCCTGTGTATTGGACCTGAAGGAGACATGCATGGAGTGACACCTGGAGAGTGTGCGGTCAGACTGGTCAAAGCGGGtgtgtctaacacacacacacacacacacacacaagattctGTGTGAATTTCATGCAATTTTAATCTAGTAGTCAAGAATCTAATTAGTCCTTTTTTTGGTTGCTgttgaaaataatacttttatacgATCTTGTAAATGTTTTGCAGTAATTTAACATTTCATACTTAgtttttatgattgttttttcTGTGAACACACTATTTACACTACAAAATGACAAACTGTGTATGATTTGAAACCTTTCATGTTGTGATCCTCCTGCTCACTCTGTGTTCACTCCAGGAGTGCATTAGTGTGTGCTTTGAGACACTCCTCCTGACTTTGCAGCATCACACGCCCTCAGCAGCGGCTCGATCTCATGATGCTCTGATGCTCTGTGTTTGTGCTCCAGGTGCTGATATCGTGGGTGTGAACTGTCACTTTGACCCCATGACCTGTGTGAAGACTGTGGCCATGATGAAGGCCGGCGTGGAGAAAGCTGGTCTGAAGGCGCATTATATGACACAACCGCTGGCCTATCACACACCTGACTGCAGCTGCCAGGGATTCATCGACCTGCCGGAGTTCCCCttcggtacacacacacacacacacacacacacacacacacacacacacacacacagacacacagagacagacagacacacacacacacacagacacacacagacacacagacacacacacacacacacacacacacacacagacacacagagacagacagacacacacacacacacagacacacacagacacacacacacacacacacacacacacgcacacccacacacacacacacacacacaaacacagacatgaGTGTGTGTTATGATCAGTAACCAGCGTGTGTATTTGTGATTGAATCCTGATGAAATCTGCACATGTGTGATGAgaagctgatgtgtgtgtgtgtgtgtgtgtgtgtgtgtgttctccagCTCTGGAGCCGCGGATCCTCACACGCTGGGATATGCAACACTACGCCAGAGAGGCCTATAAGGCAGGGATCCGTTACATCGGCGGCTGCTGCGGGTTCGAGCCGTACCACATCCGCGCCGTGGCCGAGGAGCTGGCAACCGAGAGAGGAACCCTGCCAGAAGCATCTGAGAAACACGGCATGTGGGGCAGCGGCCTGGAGATGCACACCAAACCCTGGGTCCGAgccaggtgagagagagagagagagagagagagagagagtgacagagtgacatagagagagagagagagagagagagacagagagagagagagaacacatgtGTCTGTGGTGCTGATGGGTGTTTGCTCCGCAGGGCCCGTCGTGATTACTGGGAGCATCTGAAGCCGGCGTCCGGTCGCCCGCTGTGTCCGTCCATGTCCACTCCTGACGGCTGGGGGGTCACCAGAGGTCACGCTGAGCTCATGCAGCAGAAGGAGGCCACGACCGCGGAGCAGCTGCGTCCACTCTTCCAGAAATCTGACGCCAAACACTGAGGATCTTCTCCAGGAGACGACAGAGAGAGATGCACATCGCTCTACCTCTGTCCTTCCTTCCTTCATACACTAACGCTGATATCATGAATAACACCGTTTACTTCAGCAGGACCAGACGATCTTCAGAAACCAGATCAAAGTTGAATCTCCCTTAAAGTGTGATT
This genomic stretch from Carassius gibelio isolate Cgi1373 ecotype wild population from Czech Republic chromosome B21, carGib1.2-hapl.c, whole genome shotgun sequence harbors:
- the LOC127986306 gene encoding betaine--homocysteine S-methyltransferase 1, encoding MAPVGSKRGVLERLGSGEVVIGDGGFVFALEKRGYVKAGPWTPEAAAEHPEAVRQLHREFLRAGSNVMQTFTFYASDDKLENRGNKLTFTGQQINEAACDLAREVANEGDALVAGGVSQTPSYLSCKSQDEVKKIFKKQIDVFIKKNVDFLIAEYFEHVEEAEWAVQVLKATGKPVAATLCIGPEGDMHGVTPGECAVRLVKAGADIVGVNCHFDPMTCVKTVAMMKAGVEKAGLKAHYMTQPLAYHTPDCSCQGFIDLPEFPFALEPRILTRWDMQHYAREAYKAGIRYIGGCCGFEPYHIRAVAEELATERGTLPEASEKHGMWGSGLEMHTKPWVRARARRDYWEHLKPASGRPLCPSMSTPDGWGVTRGHAELMQQKEATTAEQLRPLFQKSDAKH